Below is a genomic region from Burkholderia pseudomultivorans.
TGGGTTGTCGTTACGTCGTGAAATCGATCGCGCCCGTCACAGATCGGCGGCGGCGCCCGCAAGCACCAGCACGGCCGAACGCGCGCGCGACACGCACGGCAGAAAAACCGTTCCGGCCGCGCGTTCGTCGTCGGTGAGATAGGTGTCGCGGTGGAGCAACTCGCCGGCGACGACCCGCATCGCGCACGTGCCGCATACGCCGACCTCGCACGACGAGTCCACCGGCACGCCCGCTTCGCGCAGGCAGGCCAGCGCGGATTTGCCGGGCGGGACCGCTATCGCGCCGTCACGCCCTTCGAGCCGCAGTTCGAATTCGCGGTCCTCGGTTCCGGACAGGTCAGGCGCACTGAACGCTTCCTGATGGACGTTTGCATCGCCCAACGCCGCGCGCGCCAGTTCGACGGTCATCTGCATGAACGCGGACGGCCCGCAGACGTACACATGGGTATCCGCCGCCGCACCGGCAAGAAGCGTGACCACCCGCTCGCGCGCCATCTCCGGCCCGAGCCCCAGGTGAAGACGCGTATGCGCGGCCAGCGGCGCGGCGGCCGTGATTTCGTCGCGAAACACGACGTCCTCGTCGCGACGCGCAAAGTAGTCGAAGCGGTAGCGGCGCCCGGCCGCGTGCAACGCATGGGCCATCGACAGAATCGGCGTGACGCCGATACCGCCCGCGATCAGCAGATGACACGCGGCCGTGTCGCTGAGCGCGAACGCGTTGCGCGGCAAACCGATCCGCAATGCCATGCCGGTGCTCGCCTGATCGTGCAGCCACGCGGAACCGCCGCGAGACACCGGGGAGCGCTTCACGGCGATCCGGTATTCCGGCGCATGACAATCCGCGCCGCATAGCGAGTACTGCCGCACGAGCCCGTCCGGAAGATGGACGTCGATATGCGAGCCCGGGCGGTAAGGCGGTAGCGGCAGACCGTCGCGCCGGCGCATCCGGAACACGCGCGTATCGTGCGTTCCACCGTCCGCGGGTTCGATCAGCACTTCGACCGTTTCGGTTCGATCCGTCATTGGTCCCTCCCGACGCGTCATTGCAGCGCCGGCTGCGCCGCCTGCTCGATATCGATCAGGCGTTTCAGCGTCCGGCGGAACCGGATCGGTGCCGCGTCCGACTCGATATCGGTATTGGGCGTACGCCGGTTCGCCATCCCGCGATCGACCGCGGACAACACCGTCAGGTCCTCGTTGAAGGCAGCGATGAAGTCGGCGGTCAACGCGCGGCTGGTATCGGCGCAGTCCGCCCGGAAATTGCGCACCTGGAACCAGAAATAGCGGCAGCTGTTTTCCGTCACCGGCGTAACGAAATTGTATGAGTCGAGTAAAAACACGTCCGGATGCAATATGCCTTGCGGCGCGCCTGAATTGGCCGGCGCAATGATGTCGCGAATAATCGCATGGGACGGGTAACGCACTTCGTAATGCTGAAGCCGGTCGGCCCGTCCCTTGAATCCGACATACGGAAGAAAGAATGGCGCGAGATCGCAATTCATCATCCAGCGCGACGCCAGCACGCCGTTTTCCAGCATCGACATCCTGACCGGCACC
It encodes:
- a CDS encoding PDR/VanB family oxidoreductase, whose amino-acid sequence is MTDRTETVEVLIEPADGGTHDTRVFRMRRRDGLPLPPYRPGSHIDVHLPDGLVRQYSLCGADCHAPEYRIAVKRSPVSRGGSAWLHDQASTGMALRIGLPRNAFALSDTAACHLLIAGGIGVTPILSMAHALHAAGRRYRFDYFARRDEDVVFRDEITAAAPLAAHTRLHLGLGPEMARERVVTLLAGAAADTHVYVCGPSAFMQMTVELARAALGDANVHQEAFSAPDLSGTEDREFELRLEGRDGAIAVPPGKSALACLREAGVPVDSSCEVGVCGTCAMRVVAGELLHRDTYLTDDERAAGTVFLPCVSRARSAVLVLAGAAADL